A window of Cryptomeria japonica chromosome 3, Sugi_1.0, whole genome shotgun sequence contains these coding sequences:
- the LOC131874423 gene encoding uncharacterized protein LOC131874423 translates to MSPYELVYGKEVLLPISMENPTLQLLKSIEVEQNGAMEVRLAELLEVQESREKVHNAMNNRQQIAKIWFDRKRSNPIFKQGDLVLKYNKHATKLRQREKFDALWEGPSHIINCKQHYSFELENLEANVLKIPSNGMHLKHLNYFPCICLAVNIVNL, encoded by the coding sequence ATGTCACCCTATGAGTTGGTCTATGGAAAGGAAGTCTTGCTACCAATCTCAATGGAGAATCCTACATTACAGCTACTAAAATCTATTGAGGTTGAACAAAATGGAGCCATGGAGGTCAGGTTAGCAGAGTTACTTGAAGTGCAAGAGTCAAGGGAAAAGGTGCACAATGCAATGAATAACCGCCAACAAATTGCTAAAATTTGGTTTGATAGAAAAAGGTCTAACCCCATATTCAAACAAGGAGATTTAGTGCTAAAATATAATAAACATGCTACTAAACTCAGGCAACGTGAAAAATTTGATGCTTTATGGGAAGGCCCTTCTCATATCATAAATTGTAAGCAACATTACTCTTTTGAATTAGAAAACTTGGAAGCTAACGTATTGAAGATTCCTAGTAACGGAATGCATCTCAAACACTTGAATTACTTTCCTTGTATCTGCTTAGCTGTAAATATTGTAAATTTATGA